One genomic region from Harpia harpyja isolate bHarHar1 chromosome 1, bHarHar1 primary haplotype, whole genome shotgun sequence encodes:
- the RGS19 gene encoding regulator of G-protein signaling 19 encodes MSRHETSPTTVQPASNHRPNACCFCWCCCCSCSWNEDRERAWRASRETKLETIPNCEACVKPTPEEVRGWAQSFDKLMKSPAGRNVFREFLRTEYSEENMLFWLACEELKNECNKHTIDEKARMIYEDYISILSPKEVSLDSRVREVINRKMQEPSSHTFDDAQLQIYTLMHRDSYPRFLNSAIYKSLLQSVSRSSSES; translated from the exons ATGTCCCGGCATGAGACTTCTCCGACAACGGTGCAACCCGCCAGCAACCACCGCCCCAAcgcctgctgcttctgctggtgctgctgctgcagttgctCGTG GAACGAGGACCGGGAGCGAGCATGGAGGGCGTCCCGGGAGACCAAACTGGAGACCATCCCAAACTGTGAAGCATG CGTCAAACCCACTCCGGAGGAGGTGCGGGGCTGGGCACAGTCCTTCGACAAGCTGATGAAGAGCCCGGCGGGTCGCAATGTCTTTCGGGAGTTCTTGCGGACTGAGTACAGCGAGGAGAACATGCTCTTCTGGCTAGCGTGCGAGGAGCTCAAAAACGAGTGCAACAAGCACACCATCGACGAGAAGGCCAGGATGATCTACGAGGACTACATCTCCATCCTCTCGCCCAAGGAG GTGAGCCTGGACTCGCGGGTGCGGGAGGTCATCAACCGCAAGATGCAGGAGCCGTCCTCGCACACCTTCGACGATGCGCAGCTCCAGATCTACACGCTCATGCACAGAGACTCCTACCCTCGCTTCCTGAACTCTGCCATATACAAATCGCTGCTCCAGAGCGTCTCCCGCTCCTCCTCGGAGTCCTAA